One Coregonus clupeaformis isolate EN_2021a chromosome 33, ASM2061545v1, whole genome shotgun sequence DNA window includes the following coding sequences:
- the LOC121556334 gene encoding lysine--tRNA ligase-like isoform X1, producing MLTLVVRTARHQVCQAFGVRAQGVKFALPSTASVPALIQGNRWRGDKSELKRRMKAEKKASEKEAKVKEQVEQTETNDQADQNAYGADEETLDPNQYFKIRTQAIQALKGTAEDPYPHKYNVDLSLTEFIEKYNHLQPGDQLTDIVLSVSGRVHAKRESGAKLIFYDLRGEGVKLQVMATNRSYKSEEEFVRINNKLRRGDIIGVRGNPGKTKKGELSIIPIEMTLLSPCLHMLPHLHFGLKDKETRFRQRYLDLILNDSVRQKFVTRAKIITYLRSFLDGMGFLEIETPMMNLIPGGAVAKPFVTYHNDLDMNLYMRIAPELYHKMLVVGGFDRVYEVGRQFRNEGIDLTHNPEFTTCEFYMAYADYHDLMDITEKLLSGMVKHITGGYKVKYHPEGPEGQTYEIDFTPPFRRVSLTHDLEKEMGVKFPAADTYDSDETRKFFDELCAQKGVECPPPRTTARLLDKLVGDFLEVTCINPTFICDHPQIMSPLAKWHRSEKGLTERFELFVLKKEICNAYTELNDPIRQRELFEQQAKAKAEGDDESMSIDETFCTALEYGLPPTAGWGMGIDRLTMFLTDSNNIKEVLFFPAMKPDDNKTAPLTEGTSV from the exons ATGCTGACTCTGGTGGTCAGGACTGCCAGGCACCAGGTGTGCCAAGCCTTTGGGGTCAGGGCTCAGGGGGTAAAGTTTGCTCTCCCCAGCACAGCATCAGTCCCAGCTCTAATTCAGGGGAATCGCTGGCGAGGTGACAAAAG TGAGCTAAAGAGGCGAATGAAAGCTGAGAAGAAGGCATCTGAGAAGGAAGCCAAAGTCAAAGAGCAGGTTGAGCAGACGGAGACCAATGACCAGGCGGATCAGAATGCATACGGGGCAGATGAGGAGACCCTGGACCCTAAC CAATACTTTAAGATCCGCACCCAAGCCATCCAGGCTCTGAAGGGCACAGCAGAGGACCCATACCCTCACAAGTACAATGTAGATCTGTCGCTCACAGAGTTCATTGAGAAGTACAACCACCTACAGCCTGGAGACCAGCTAACAGACATTGTCCTCAGTGTATCAG GTCGTGTCCATGCCAAGAGAGAGTCCGGGGCCAAGTTAATCTTCTATGACTTGCGAGGGGAAGGCGTCAAGCTGCAAGTTATGGCAACCAACAG GAGCTACAAGTCTGAGGAGGAGTTTGTGCGCATCAACAACAAGCTGCGGCGTGGTGACATCATTGGTGTTCGTGGTAACCCGGGGAAGACCAAAAAGGGCGAGCTGAGCATCATTCCCATAGAGATGACCCTGCTTTCACCTTGCTTGCACATGCTGCCCCACCTCCACTTTGGTCTCAAGGACAAG GAAACACGATTCCGCCAGCGATACCTGGATCTGATTCTCAATGACTCTGTGAGGCAGAAGTTTGTAACACGTGCCAAGATCATCACTTACCTCCGCAGCTTCCTGGACGGGATGGGATTCCTGGAG ATTGAGACGCCCATGATGAACCTGATTCCTGGAGGGGCCGTGGCCAAACCCTTTGTGACCTACCATAACGACCTAGACATGAACCTTTACATGAGGATCGCTCCTGAGCTCTACCACAAG ATGCTTGTGGTCGGGGGGTTTGACAGAGTGTATGAGGTTGGACGGCAGTTCAGAAACGAAGGCATTGACCTCACCCACAATCCAGAGTTCACCACCTGCGAATTCTATATGGCCTATGCAGATTACCATGACTTGATGGATATCACAGAGAAGCTTCTCTCGG GGATGGTCAAGCACATCACTGGAGGATACAAAGTGAAGTATCATCCAGAGGGTCCAGAGGGCCAGACCTATGAGATTGACTTCACTCCTCCCTTCAGGAGGGTCAGCTTGACACACGACCTGGAGAAGGAGATGGGCGTCAAGTTCCCAGCTGCTGACACCTACGACAGTGACG AGACCCGTAAATTCTTTGATGAACTGTGTGCCCAGAAAGGAGTGGAGTGCCCTCCTCCTAGAACCACTGCCCGCCTCCTTGACAAG TTGGTGGGAGATTTCCTGGAAGTCACGTGTATCAACCCCACGTTCATCTGTGACCACCCACAGATCATGAGCCCCCTGGCCAAATG GCACCGGTCAGAGAAAGGCCTGACGGAGCGTTTTGAGCTGTTTGTATTGAAGAAGGAGATCTGTAATGCCTACACTGAGTTGAACGACCCTATCAGACAGAGGGAGCTCTTTGAGCAACAGGCTAAG GCCAAGGCAGAGGGTGATGACGAGAGTATGTCCATTGATGAGACTTTCTGCACGGCACTAGAGTATGGCCTGCCACCAACTGCTGGCTGGGGCATGGGCATTGACCGCCTTACCATGTTCCTCACAGACTCCAACAACATCAAG GAGGTGCTGTTCTTCCCTGCCATGAAGCCTGATGACAACAAGACAGCCCCTCTCACAGAGGGCACCTCTGTGTAG
- the LOC121556334 gene encoding lysine--tRNA ligase-like isoform X3, whose amino-acid sequence MADIIEVHAEKLSKNELKRRMKAEKKASEKEAKVKEQVEQTETNDQADQNAYGADEETLDPNQYFKIRTQAIQALKGTAEDPYPHKYNVDLSLTEFIEKYNHLQPGDQLTDIVLSVSGRVHAKRESGAKLIFYDLRGEGVKLQVMATNRSYKSEEEFVRINNKLRRGDIIGVRGNPGKTKKGELSIIPIEMTLLSPCLHMLPHLHFGLKDKETRFRQRYLDLILNDSVRQKFVTRAKIITYLRSFLDGMGFLEIETPMMNLIPGGAVAKPFVTYHNDLDMNLYMRIAPELYHKMLVVGGFDRVYEVGRQFRNEGIDLTHNPEFTTCEFYMAYADYHDLMDITEKLLSGMVKHITGGYKVKYHPEGPEGQTYEIDFTPPFRRVSLTHDLEKEMGVKFPAADTYDSDETRKFFDELCAQKGVECPPPRTTARLLDKLVGDFLEVTCINPTFICDHPQIMSPLAKWHRSEKGLTERFELFVLKKEICNAYTELNDPIRQRELFEQQAKAKAEGDDESMSIDETFCTALEYGLPPTAGWGMGIDRLTMFLTDSNNIKEVLFFPAMKPDDNKTAPLTEGTSV is encoded by the exons ATGGCCGACATTATCGAGGTGCATGCAGAGAAACTCAGCAAAAA TGAGCTAAAGAGGCGAATGAAAGCTGAGAAGAAGGCATCTGAGAAGGAAGCCAAAGTCAAAGAGCAGGTTGAGCAGACGGAGACCAATGACCAGGCGGATCAGAATGCATACGGGGCAGATGAGGAGACCCTGGACCCTAAC CAATACTTTAAGATCCGCACCCAAGCCATCCAGGCTCTGAAGGGCACAGCAGAGGACCCATACCCTCACAAGTACAATGTAGATCTGTCGCTCACAGAGTTCATTGAGAAGTACAACCACCTACAGCCTGGAGACCAGCTAACAGACATTGTCCTCAGTGTATCAG GTCGTGTCCATGCCAAGAGAGAGTCCGGGGCCAAGTTAATCTTCTATGACTTGCGAGGGGAAGGCGTCAAGCTGCAAGTTATGGCAACCAACAG GAGCTACAAGTCTGAGGAGGAGTTTGTGCGCATCAACAACAAGCTGCGGCGTGGTGACATCATTGGTGTTCGTGGTAACCCGGGGAAGACCAAAAAGGGCGAGCTGAGCATCATTCCCATAGAGATGACCCTGCTTTCACCTTGCTTGCACATGCTGCCCCACCTCCACTTTGGTCTCAAGGACAAG GAAACACGATTCCGCCAGCGATACCTGGATCTGATTCTCAATGACTCTGTGAGGCAGAAGTTTGTAACACGTGCCAAGATCATCACTTACCTCCGCAGCTTCCTGGACGGGATGGGATTCCTGGAG ATTGAGACGCCCATGATGAACCTGATTCCTGGAGGGGCCGTGGCCAAACCCTTTGTGACCTACCATAACGACCTAGACATGAACCTTTACATGAGGATCGCTCCTGAGCTCTACCACAAG ATGCTTGTGGTCGGGGGGTTTGACAGAGTGTATGAGGTTGGACGGCAGTTCAGAAACGAAGGCATTGACCTCACCCACAATCCAGAGTTCACCACCTGCGAATTCTATATGGCCTATGCAGATTACCATGACTTGATGGATATCACAGAGAAGCTTCTCTCGG GGATGGTCAAGCACATCACTGGAGGATACAAAGTGAAGTATCATCCAGAGGGTCCAGAGGGCCAGACCTATGAGATTGACTTCACTCCTCCCTTCAGGAGGGTCAGCTTGACACACGACCTGGAGAAGGAGATGGGCGTCAAGTTCCCAGCTGCTGACACCTACGACAGTGACG AGACCCGTAAATTCTTTGATGAACTGTGTGCCCAGAAAGGAGTGGAGTGCCCTCCTCCTAGAACCACTGCCCGCCTCCTTGACAAG TTGGTGGGAGATTTCCTGGAAGTCACGTGTATCAACCCCACGTTCATCTGTGACCACCCACAGATCATGAGCCCCCTGGCCAAATG GCACCGGTCAGAGAAAGGCCTGACGGAGCGTTTTGAGCTGTTTGTATTGAAGAAGGAGATCTGTAATGCCTACACTGAGTTGAACGACCCTATCAGACAGAGGGAGCTCTTTGAGCAACAGGCTAAG GCCAAGGCAGAGGGTGATGACGAGAGTATGTCCATTGATGAGACTTTCTGCACGGCACTAGAGTATGGCCTGCCACCAACTGCTGGCTGGGGCATGGGCATTGACCGCCTTACCATGTTCCTCACAGACTCCAACAACATCAAG GAGGTGCTGTTCTTCCCTGCCATGAAGCCTGATGACAACAAGACAGCCCCTCTCACAGAGGGCACCTCTGTGTAG
- the LOC121556334 gene encoding lysine--tRNA ligase-like isoform X2 gives MADVTEVDAETLSKNELKRRMKAEKKASEKEAKVKEQVEQTETNDQADQNAYGADEETLDPNQYFKIRTQAIQALKGTAEDPYPHKYNVDLSLTEFIEKYNHLQPGDQLTDIVLSVSGRVHAKRESGAKLIFYDLRGEGVKLQVMATNRSYKSEEEFVRINNKLRRGDIIGVRGNPGKTKKGELSIIPIEMTLLSPCLHMLPHLHFGLKDKETRFRQRYLDLILNDSVRQKFVTRAKIITYLRSFLDGMGFLEIETPMMNLIPGGAVAKPFVTYHNDLDMNLYMRIAPELYHKMLVVGGFDRVYEVGRQFRNEGIDLTHNPEFTTCEFYMAYADYHDLMDITEKLLSGMVKHITGGYKVKYHPEGPEGQTYEIDFTPPFRRVSLTHDLEKEMGVKFPAADTYDSDETRKFFDELCAQKGVECPPPRTTARLLDKLVGDFLEVTCINPTFICDHPQIMSPLAKWHRSEKGLTERFELFVLKKEICNAYTELNDPIRQRELFEQQAKAKAEGDDESMSIDETFCTALEYGLPPTAGWGMGIDRLTMFLTDSNNIKEVLFFPAMKPDDNKTAPLTEGTSV, from the exons ATGGCAGACGTTACAGAGGTGGACGCAGAGACTCTTAGCAAAAA TGAGCTAAAGAGGCGAATGAAAGCTGAGAAGAAGGCATCTGAGAAGGAAGCCAAAGTCAAAGAGCAGGTTGAGCAGACGGAGACCAATGACCAGGCGGATCAGAATGCATACGGGGCAGATGAGGAGACCCTGGACCCTAAC CAATACTTTAAGATCCGCACCCAAGCCATCCAGGCTCTGAAGGGCACAGCAGAGGACCCATACCCTCACAAGTACAATGTAGATCTGTCGCTCACAGAGTTCATTGAGAAGTACAACCACCTACAGCCTGGAGACCAGCTAACAGACATTGTCCTCAGTGTATCAG GTCGTGTCCATGCCAAGAGAGAGTCCGGGGCCAAGTTAATCTTCTATGACTTGCGAGGGGAAGGCGTCAAGCTGCAAGTTATGGCAACCAACAG GAGCTACAAGTCTGAGGAGGAGTTTGTGCGCATCAACAACAAGCTGCGGCGTGGTGACATCATTGGTGTTCGTGGTAACCCGGGGAAGACCAAAAAGGGCGAGCTGAGCATCATTCCCATAGAGATGACCCTGCTTTCACCTTGCTTGCACATGCTGCCCCACCTCCACTTTGGTCTCAAGGACAAG GAAACACGATTCCGCCAGCGATACCTGGATCTGATTCTCAATGACTCTGTGAGGCAGAAGTTTGTAACACGTGCCAAGATCATCACTTACCTCCGCAGCTTCCTGGACGGGATGGGATTCCTGGAG ATTGAGACGCCCATGATGAACCTGATTCCTGGAGGGGCCGTGGCCAAACCCTTTGTGACCTACCATAACGACCTAGACATGAACCTTTACATGAGGATCGCTCCTGAGCTCTACCACAAG ATGCTTGTGGTCGGGGGGTTTGACAGAGTGTATGAGGTTGGACGGCAGTTCAGAAACGAAGGCATTGACCTCACCCACAATCCAGAGTTCACCACCTGCGAATTCTATATGGCCTATGCAGATTACCATGACTTGATGGATATCACAGAGAAGCTTCTCTCGG GGATGGTCAAGCACATCACTGGAGGATACAAAGTGAAGTATCATCCAGAGGGTCCAGAGGGCCAGACCTATGAGATTGACTTCACTCCTCCCTTCAGGAGGGTCAGCTTGACACACGACCTGGAGAAGGAGATGGGCGTCAAGTTCCCAGCTGCTGACACCTACGACAGTGACG AGACCCGTAAATTCTTTGATGAACTGTGTGCCCAGAAAGGAGTGGAGTGCCCTCCTCCTAGAACCACTGCCCGCCTCCTTGACAAG TTGGTGGGAGATTTCCTGGAAGTCACGTGTATCAACCCCACGTTCATCTGTGACCACCCACAGATCATGAGCCCCCTGGCCAAATG GCACCGGTCAGAGAAAGGCCTGACGGAGCGTTTTGAGCTGTTTGTATTGAAGAAGGAGATCTGTAATGCCTACACTGAGTTGAACGACCCTATCAGACAGAGGGAGCTCTTTGAGCAACAGGCTAAG GCCAAGGCAGAGGGTGATGACGAGAGTATGTCCATTGATGAGACTTTCTGCACGGCACTAGAGTATGGCCTGCCACCAACTGCTGGCTGGGGCATGGGCATTGACCGCCTTACCATGTTCCTCACAGACTCCAACAACATCAAG GAGGTGCTGTTCTTCCCTGCCATGAAGCCTGATGACAACAAGACAGCCCCTCTCACAGAGGGCACCTCTGTGTAG